ATCGATTACCGGATCGACCGGAGCGGGAGGTACGACTTCATTCAGCTTTTCTATTTGTAGACCGAAAAAGCGTTCGATATTTTCCAGGCAGGTGCGGGTCCCGTTGGCTTTGCCATCGGCAGAGAATCCGGCAATATGAGGAGTGGCTATGGCTGCCAGGCTTAACAATTCGCGGTCGATCGCCGGTTCGTTTTCCCAGCAGTCGATCACTGCTTCGCTGATTTTTCCTGATTTCAGGGCTTCTATCAATGCCATCGTATCGTGTACAGCTCCTCTTGAAGCATTTACAAACCAGGGCTTTTTACATGTTTTGTTGAAAAAATCTTCGTCTGCCAGGTGACGGGTTGCATAAGGCCCTTCCTTTGTCAGCGGCGTATGGAAGGAGATAATATCAGCTTCTTCGGCGATCGTCTTCAGCGAAACAAATCCGGTCTCGCCTTCTGCTTCAGCCCGCGGCGGGTCATTGCGTAAAACGCGCATGCCGTAGGCTGTGCAAAGCTTCTCCAGTTCTTTCCCTACATGTCCTACGCCGACTATCCCGATCGTTTTCCCCTGTAACGGTTCATTCCTGCGAAGGCCGATGGCGATCAGTGAAGACAAAACGTATTGAGCGACTGAAACGGCATTGCATCCCGGAGCATTTTTCCAGGTGATGCCCGCTTCATCACAATACTTTATATCGATGTGGTCAAAGCCGATAGTTGCTGTCGTGATTAGCTTGACACGGCTTCCTTCCAATAATTCGCGGGTACATTTGTCGATGCTTCGTACAATCAGGGCGTCGGCATCATGGATGGTTGAAGGAGAAAACTCGTTTGAGTTGAGGTATTTTACATCTGCAATCGGTTCGGCTATACCTTTCAGGTAGGGAACCGTATTATCTGCTACTATTTTCATTTTGCCCGTATGTTACTGTATACACGGACAAAGGTAATGCTTTCTATGCGATTGATAACATTGCCCATATAAAAAGATTTTCTACCTTTGTCAACAGTATTTACAGAAAGCAAAACGATTATTTATGAATTTCAGCGAACAGTGTTACCGGATATTTGAACAGGCTACGAAAGCGTATCATGTTTCTGATGATGTGGATGCAACTATGCATAATCCGTATGAGGTGAAAAGTATCGAGTTTTATCTTTATTTGAAGAACTGGATTGATGCAGTGCAATGGCATCTGGAAGATATCATCCGTAATCCGGCGATCGACCCGGTCGAAGCAATTGCGATCAAGCGACGTATAGACAAATCCAATCAGGACCGTACCGATCTGGTGGAACTGATCGATAGTTTCTTTCTGGATAAATACAAGGATGTAAAGGTCTTGCCGGATGCAACGATCAATACGGAGAGTCCGGCATGGGCGGTAGACCGTCTGTCTATCCTGACACTCAAGATCTACCATATGGCCGAAGAGGTGAATCGCCCCGATGCGACTGCTGAGCATAAAGCCAAATGTGAAGAAAAACTGAAAGTATTGCTGGAACAAAAAAACGACCTTTCAACAGCTTTGGATCAATTACTGACCGATATCAAGGAAGGACGCAAGTACATGAAAGTGTACAAACAGATGAAAATGTATAATGATCCGGCCTTGAATCCTGTATTATACGGTAAAAAATAATGGCAAAAATACTTGTTATACGACTTTCAGCTATAGGCGATGTCGCTATGACGGTTCCGGTGATTTACTCTGCCGCCAAAGCGAATCCGCAGGATACGTTTACTGTTCTTACGCAGGCTTTCCTGATACCCGTCTTCATGAACCGACCGGCGAATGTAGACGTGATAGGTATCAATACAAAGGCTGCGGAAAAGACCTTACCTGGACTGCTCCGGTTTGCTTCTGCTTTAGTTAAGTTTGAGTATGATATGGTATTGGATCTGCATAATGTGATCCGTACGATCATCATTCGTAGCTTATTCCGGATAAAAGGGAAAAAGGTCTATGTCGTAGACAAGGCCAGGAAGGAACGGAAAAACTTGACAGATCGCAATCATAAGAAACTGAAACCTTTGCGTCCGGTAATTGAACGTTATGCCGATGTGTTTCGGGCTGCCGGATTGAACTATACGGAAACGTTTACTTCCCTTTATGAATCGCATCCCGCTGACCTCTCGGCTATGGAAGCGGTGGCCGGTACGAAAAACGGCAAATGGATCGGGATTGCTCCTTTTGCCAAGCACCGGGGAAAAATATATCCGATAGATGATATGGAGCAGGTGGTTGCCCGTCTCTCCGAAAATGAAGATTACACGATCTTTCTGTTGGGAGGGCGTGGTTACGAGGAAGCTGTCCTGGAACAATGGGCGTTCCAGTATCCGCGTGTGAAAAGTCTTGTCGGACGCTATTCACTGGATAACGAACTGGCTTTGATCAGCCGGCTGGATGTATTGCTCTGCATGGATTCCGCCAATATGCATTTTGCCTCTTTGGTCGGAACGAAAGTGGTCTCTATCTGGGGAGCGACTCATCCGTATGCGGGATTCTATGGTTATCACCAGGATCCGAAGAATGCTGTTCAGCTGGATCTGCCGTGCCGTCCTTGTTCCGTATTCGGACAGAAACCCTGTTTTCGGGGCGATTGGGCCTGTATGACGCAGATAACACCGGAGAGGATAGTAGGAAAGATAAAAGAAATAATATGAAAATCGTAATAAATCCTTTATATAAAGAGTTTCAAACATTTATCGCTACATTGCCTGAAGTTTTTGAACAGGAAGGCGAAATAATTTTTCAAGGAAGAAATGTTTTAAAACGTTTTCAGATAAAAGGTATTTCCTTTATTGTTAAAAGATTTAAAAGACCGAATTGGATAAACCGATTTATTTATGTTTCCTTTCGTTCGTCTAAGGCAACACGTTCTTACCTAAATGGATTGAGGCTGGTAGAG
This is a stretch of genomic DNA from Parabacteroides chongii. It encodes these proteins:
- the pdxB gene encoding 4-phosphoerythronate dehydrogenase PdxB, whose amino-acid sequence is MKIVADNTVPYLKGIAEPIADVKYLNSNEFSPSTIHDADALIVRSIDKCTRELLEGSRVKLITTATIGFDHIDIKYCDEAGITWKNAPGCNAVSVAQYVLSSLIAIGLRRNEPLQGKTIGIVGVGHVGKELEKLCTAYGMRVLRNDPPRAEAEGETGFVSLKTIAEEADIISFHTPLTKEGPYATRHLADEDFFNKTCKKPWFVNASRGAVHDTMALIEALKSGKISEAVIDCWENEPAIDRELLSLAAIATPHIAGFSADGKANGTRTCLENIERFFGLQIEKLNEVVPPAPVDPVIDLAEVTEHRIEHAIFRSFDPLVVDKALRDTPERFEWFRANYSHPREFAAYKVKNTTDKERMLLNKLGFR
- a CDS encoding DUF4254 domain-containing protein: MNFSEQCYRIFEQATKAYHVSDDVDATMHNPYEVKSIEFYLYLKNWIDAVQWHLEDIIRNPAIDPVEAIAIKRRIDKSNQDRTDLVELIDSFFLDKYKDVKVLPDATINTESPAWAVDRLSILTLKIYHMAEEVNRPDATAEHKAKCEEKLKVLLEQKNDLSTALDQLLTDIKEGRKYMKVYKQMKMYNDPALNPVLYGKK
- a CDS encoding glycosyltransferase family 9 protein codes for the protein MAKILVIRLSAIGDVAMTVPVIYSAAKANPQDTFTVLTQAFLIPVFMNRPANVDVIGINTKAAEKTLPGLLRFASALVKFEYDMVLDLHNVIRTIIIRSLFRIKGKKVYVVDKARKERKNLTDRNHKKLKPLRPVIERYADVFRAAGLNYTETFTSLYESHPADLSAMEAVAGTKNGKWIGIAPFAKHRGKIYPIDDMEQVVARLSENEDYTIFLLGGRGYEEAVLEQWAFQYPRVKSLVGRYSLDNELALISRLDVLLCMDSANMHFASLVGTKVVSIWGATHPYAGFYGYHQDPKNAVQLDLPCRPCSVFGQKPCFRGDWACMTQITPERIVGKIKEII